A genomic segment from Actinomadura hallensis encodes:
- a CDS encoding DUF3566 domain-containing protein translates to MSTEPGKTQGGPGADEPGDGPGADGSGTGRSGGKPAAKPGKKPGAKATKSSTVATASAKPSRDETTVEIGSADGKADAPAAEAEPKAAAEETRVDLASLKDEPSSSPEIAPVKDTTEPPSKGKDAEPAGSASEKKGAASSSGPAGWAKPAEPSGSVSTERTQQAAKPFNADAASQPAGAASQAAGNSSTAGGKATSTKPNRPSFAKTVLKDRTSTSSATTASGKPADGKPADGKPARKAQLQLARLEPWSVMKFSFVMSVVCFVVLLVAVIVLYAILSALGVFDALSDTINSLTREQGETTGAVDAGSWFSFFRIFGYTVLVGALNVLLITALATVGSVIYNLAADLVGGVEVTLKEAE, encoded by the coding sequence GTGAGCACCGAGCCCGGCAAGACACAGGGCGGGCCCGGCGCCGACGAGCCCGGTGACGGGCCCGGCGCGGACGGCTCGGGCACCGGACGCTCCGGCGGGAAACCCGCGGCCAAGCCCGGGAAGAAGCCGGGCGCCAAGGCCACGAAGAGCAGCACGGTGGCCACCGCGTCCGCCAAGCCGAGCCGGGACGAGACGACCGTCGAGATCGGCTCCGCCGACGGCAAGGCCGACGCCCCCGCCGCGGAGGCGGAGCCGAAGGCCGCCGCGGAGGAGACCCGTGTCGACCTGGCCTCCCTCAAGGACGAGCCGTCGTCCTCACCGGAGATCGCCCCGGTGAAGGACACCACCGAACCGCCGTCCAAGGGCAAGGACGCCGAGCCCGCGGGTTCGGCGTCCGAGAAGAAGGGCGCCGCCTCGTCCTCCGGCCCGGCGGGCTGGGCCAAACCCGCCGAGCCGTCCGGATCGGTCTCGACAGAACGTACGCAGCAGGCCGCCAAGCCGTTCAACGCGGACGCCGCGTCGCAGCCGGCGGGGGCCGCGTCCCAGGCCGCGGGCAACTCGTCCACGGCCGGCGGCAAGGCGACGTCGACCAAGCCGAACCGGCCGAGCTTCGCCAAGACGGTGCTGAAGGACCGCACGTCCACGTCGTCGGCGACCACCGCCTCGGGCAAGCCGGCGGACGGGAAGCCGGCGGACGGGAAGCCGGCGCGGAAGGCGCAGCTTCAGCTGGCCCGGCTCGAACCGTGGTCGGTGATGAAGTTCAGCTTTGTCATGTCGGTCGTCTGCTTCGTCGTCCTCCTGGTCGCCGTCATCGTCCTGTACGCGATCCTGTCCGCCCTGGGCGTGTTCGACGCCCTCAGCGACACGATCAACAGCCTCACCCGGGAGCAGGGCGAGACGACGGGGGCCGTGGACGCCGGAAGCTGGTTCTCCTTCTTCCGCATCTTCGGCTACACCGTCCTGGTCGGCGCGTTGAACGTCCTGCTCATCACCGCCCTGGCCACGGTCGGGTCCGTGATCTACAACCTGGCCGCCGACCTCGTCGGCGGCGTCGAGGTGACCCTCAAGGAGGCCGAGTAA
- a CDS encoding M64 family metallopeptidase: MQITGHPAKRFNLVVLGDGYTAADMPEFRAHLAEHLNDLWTIEPFKSYRSYVNVYAVEIPSGESGVSCDPSSSSPRRTTPLRMAFWSGCREDGIQRLLTVDSTAAKTYADLVLGTNAENRQILALANSDTYGGAGGAYATASGGNAMSALIAPHELGHSLGGLNDEYDYYQRGVPGGTYSGPEPESVHHTLLTEREMRSQKKKWWRWLGERSESGGVIGRYEGGLYFSEGVWRPSRHSMMKTLGYYFDQVAREQMTQRISAKVNLIQAHTRNDAAVGDDRVLWVETLHPSGHQLSVSWTVDGRVVGRGPNLDLSRLRLKDGTHSVQVKVSDPTGFVRDPAIRSSPALTQTRTWTVDTNLTTPPADVPADFTSSTPTDKPVGGESVVYVETTHPTHDVPAVRWEIDGRRVKGGDRDIDLGRLRLRKGAHQLVARVGSKSRSWTIDAQPPTVDYELSGARPTRPGRVPEYVADGPFTMRLTGRDDRPGVVVTEFRVDGDGWFNYFGWPTDSSAPWSFTAEGTMIDGLTYGRLGKGRHTVEYRAIDPAGNIATPGKFMVTLR; the protein is encoded by the coding sequence GTGCAGATCACCGGTCATCCCGCCAAGCGCTTCAACCTCGTCGTCCTCGGGGACGGCTACACGGCGGCGGACATGCCCGAGTTCCGCGCCCACCTGGCCGAGCACTTGAACGACCTGTGGACGATCGAACCGTTCAAGTCGTACCGCAGCTACGTCAACGTGTACGCGGTCGAGATTCCGTCCGGGGAGTCTGGGGTGAGCTGTGACCCCTCATCGTCGTCCCCACGCCGGACTACACCGCTGCGGATGGCGTTCTGGAGCGGCTGTAGGGAGGACGGCATCCAGCGGCTCCTCACCGTTGACTCGACCGCGGCCAAGACCTACGCGGACCTCGTCCTAGGGACGAACGCCGAGAACCGTCAGATCCTCGCGCTCGCCAACAGCGATACCTACGGCGGTGCAGGGGGCGCCTACGCGACGGCTTCGGGCGGCAACGCCATGTCGGCTCTCATCGCGCCGCACGAGCTGGGCCATTCGCTGGGCGGGTTGAACGACGAGTACGACTACTACCAGCGGGGTGTACCGGGAGGGACGTATAGCGGCCCTGAGCCCGAGTCCGTTCACCATACGCTGCTGACAGAGCGCGAGATGAGGTCGCAGAAGAAGAAGTGGTGGCGGTGGCTCGGTGAACGAAGCGAATCCGGCGGCGTCATTGGGCGGTACGAAGGCGGGCTCTACTTCAGCGAGGGCGTGTGGAGGCCGAGCCGCCATTCGATGATGAAGACGCTGGGCTACTACTTCGACCAGGTCGCGCGTGAGCAGATGACCCAGCGGATCTCGGCCAAGGTGAATCTCATCCAGGCGCACACCCGGAACGACGCTGCGGTTGGGGATGACCGTGTCCTGTGGGTGGAGACGCTGCACCCGTCCGGGCATCAGCTGTCCGTGTCGTGGACGGTCGACGGTCGGGTTGTGGGGAGAGGCCCCAACCTCGATTTGTCGCGGTTGCGGCTGAAGGACGGCACTCACTCCGTCCAGGTGAAGGTGAGCGACCCCACCGGGTTCGTGCGTGACCCGGCCATACGTTCATCTCCTGCCCTTACCCAGACCCGCACGTGGACGGTCGACACCAACCTGACCACGCCTCCCGCCGATGTGCCGGCCGACTTCACGTCGTCCACCCCCACGGACAAGCCTGTGGGCGGTGAATCGGTCGTGTACGTGGAGACGACCCACCCGACCCACGACGTTCCTGCCGTCCGGTGGGAGATCGATGGGAGGCGCGTCAAGGGCGGTGACCGCGACATCGACCTCGGACGGCTTCGCCTAAGGAAGGGCGCACATCAGTTGGTCGCCCGTGTCGGCTCCAAGAGCCGCTCTTGGACGATCGATGCGCAACCCCCGACGGTCGACTATGAACTGTCCGGTGCGAGGCCCACTCGTCCCGGCCGCGTCCCCGAGTACGTCGCCGACGGTCCCTTCACGATGCGGCTCACGGGCCGTGACGACCGTCCGGGCGTGGTCGTCACGGAGTTCCGCGTGGACGGCGACGGCTGGTTCAACTACTTCGGCTGGCCGACCGACTCGTCCGCCCCATGGTCGTTCACCGCGGAGGGCACGATGATCGACGGGCTCACCTACGGCAGGCTCGGCAAGGGCCGTCACACCGTCGAGTACCGCGCCATCGACCCCGCGGGGAACATCGCGACGCCCGGGAAGTTCATGGTGACCCTTCGCTGA
- a CDS encoding DUF721 domain-containing protein, which yields MNDDPQAVHNSPGPDGLARPGGESPAGRTPVTGAAAGSPGGRARDIGGAPDVGSVSGGSAPGGEAGGGFAADGAPVDGTPGGPAAGGGKSGIELAREALAQAKADAMKRGTMPGRGGRKGGVRVVRPREPGRGGDPKLFGAAIRELLASRGWEQRAAVGGVFGNWAGIVGPELAEHTRPERFEDGELTVAADSTTWATQLRLLSSTLVRRLNEELGHGTVRRVKVVGPSSGPRRPGAWRAR from the coding sequence ATGAACGATGATCCACAAGCTGTGCACAACTCCCCCGGTCCCGACGGCCTCGCCCGGCCGGGTGGCGAGTCGCCGGCCGGCCGGACGCCCGTGACCGGTGCCGCGGCGGGCAGTCCGGGCGGCAGGGCTCGCGACATCGGCGGGGCACCGGACGTCGGCTCCGTATCGGGCGGCTCGGCACCGGGCGGGGAGGCCGGCGGCGGGTTCGCCGCCGATGGGGCGCCGGTGGACGGGACGCCCGGCGGGCCTGCGGCCGGTGGGGGGAAATCAGGGATCGAGCTGGCCCGGGAGGCGCTCGCCCAGGCCAAGGCGGACGCGATGAAGCGGGGGACGATGCCCGGGCGCGGCGGCCGCAAGGGCGGCGTGCGCGTCGTGCGTCCGCGGGAGCCCGGGCGGGGCGGCGACCCCAAGCTGTTCGGCGCGGCCATCCGGGAGCTGCTGGCGTCCCGCGGGTGGGAGCAGCGGGCGGCCGTCGGCGGCGTGTTCGGCAACTGGGCCGGCATCGTCGGGCCGGAGCTCGCCGAGCACACCCGGCCCGAACGGTTCGAGGACGGCGAGCTGACCGTCGCCGCGGACTCGACGACGTGGGCTACCCAGCTGCGCCTGCTCTCGTCCACCCTCGTCCGGAGGCTGAACGAGGAACTCGGTCACGGCACCGTCCGCCGCGTGAAGGTGGTCGGCCCCTCGTCCGGTCCGCGCCGTCCCGGCGCCTGGCGCGCCCGCTGA
- a CDS encoding DMT family transporter produces MSRRGWVLFALMGVLWGIPYLMIKVAVDSVSVPMVVFSRTALGAAVLLPLAIRAGQLDAVRRHWRPLLAFTAMEILGPWALLSHAETELTSSMTGLLIAAVPIISVVLARLTGDAERLGPLRWAGLLVGLTGVFVLAWPHLGGGSAWAIGEVMLVAIGYSIAPMIALRRLQGLPSLHMAAFSLAIAAVVYAGPAAVTRPDTLPSGRVLAALAGLGLVCTAFAFIVFFELIREVGTSRGMVFTYVNPAVAVATGVVFLGEPFTGTIMLSFALILGGSVLATVRRGTAPDRPAPVADTGSTTAPSRAVSEGSP; encoded by the coding sequence GTGAGTCGTCGCGGTTGGGTGCTGTTCGCGCTGATGGGCGTGTTGTGGGGCATCCCCTACCTGATGATCAAGGTGGCGGTCGACAGCGTGTCGGTGCCCATGGTGGTGTTCTCGCGGACCGCGCTGGGCGCGGCCGTGCTGCTGCCGCTGGCGATCAGGGCGGGGCAGCTCGACGCGGTCCGCCGGCACTGGCGTCCGCTGCTGGCGTTCACCGCGATGGAGATCCTCGGTCCCTGGGCGCTGCTGTCGCACGCCGAGACCGAGCTGACCAGCTCCATGACGGGGCTGCTGATCGCCGCCGTCCCGATCATCAGTGTCGTCCTGGCCCGGCTCACCGGGGACGCCGAGCGGCTCGGCCCGCTGCGCTGGGCGGGGCTGCTGGTCGGGCTGACCGGCGTCTTCGTGCTCGCCTGGCCGCACCTCGGCGGGGGGAGCGCCTGGGCGATCGGCGAGGTCATGCTCGTCGCGATCGGGTACTCGATCGCCCCGATGATCGCGTTGCGGCGCCTCCAGGGCCTCCCGAGCCTGCACATGGCCGCGTTCTCGCTGGCCATCGCAGCGGTCGTCTACGCGGGCCCGGCGGCGGTCACGCGGCCGGACACGCTGCCGAGCGGCCGGGTCCTGGCCGCGCTCGCCGGACTCGGCCTGGTGTGCACGGCGTTCGCGTTCATCGTGTTCTTCGAGCTCATCCGGGAGGTCGGGACGTCCAGGGGGATGGTGTTCACGTACGTGAACCCGGCCGTCGCGGTCGCCACCGGCGTCGTCTTCCTCGGCGAGCCGTTCACCGGGACGATCATGCTGTCGTTCGCGTTGATCCTCGGCGGTTCCGTCCTCGCGACCGTGCGCCGGGGGACGGCGCCCGACCGGCCGGCTCCGGTCGCCGACACCGGTTCGACGACCGCCCCGAGCCGGGCGGTCAGCGAAGGGTCACCATGA
- a CDS encoding AraC family transcriptional regulator: MTRTTGGSGTSSPPDVPRDSGDRTLWTRVDGIQGTPLDLLTARIGRRHYAPHIHDEYAIGVTVEGVETMRYRGEKVLSGPGSVVVVEPGEAHTGGPARPEGFAYLCLYPNAELLDAVMTSEDGRTRPRPHFRDAIIEDRQLGEALRLAHRALRHGEDPLESESRLLSALGTLVARHAGPAPPPVFGGRRTDAQRIARAVAERLSDELTTPPTLTEVAADLELSRYQLLRAFRDAVGMPPYAWLAQHRVTRARTLLEAGHRPAEAAALVGFADQAHLTRWFRRVVGVTPGAYRNSVQDGMARRIAS; the protein is encoded by the coding sequence GTGACCAGGACAACTGGCGGCTCCGGCACATCTTCTCCGCCTGACGTCCCGCGCGACTCCGGCGACCGGACGCTGTGGACGCGGGTCGACGGCATCCAGGGGACGCCGCTCGACCTGCTGACGGCCAGGATCGGCCGCCGGCACTACGCGCCGCACATCCACGACGAGTACGCGATCGGCGTCACCGTCGAGGGCGTGGAGACGATGCGCTACCGCGGCGAGAAGGTCCTGTCCGGCCCCGGCAGCGTGGTCGTGGTCGAGCCGGGAGAGGCGCACACCGGAGGTCCGGCCCGGCCCGAGGGCTTCGCCTACCTGTGCCTCTACCCGAACGCCGAACTGCTGGACGCCGTGATGACGTCCGAGGACGGGCGGACGCGGCCACGGCCGCACTTCCGCGACGCGATCATCGAGGATCGGCAGCTCGGTGAGGCGCTGCGGCTCGCGCACCGCGCCCTGCGCCACGGCGAAGACCCGCTGGAGAGCGAGTCGCGTCTGCTCAGCGCCCTCGGCACGCTGGTGGCCCGGCACGCCGGCCCGGCTCCACCACCCGTCTTCGGCGGCCGCAGAACCGATGCCCAGCGGATCGCGCGCGCCGTCGCGGAACGCCTGTCCGACGAACTGACCACCCCGCCGACCCTCACGGAGGTCGCCGCCGACCTGGAGCTCTCGCGGTACCAGTTGCTGCGCGCCTTCCGCGACGCCGTCGGGATGCCGCCGTACGCGTGGCTCGCCCAGCACCGCGTGACGCGGGCCCGCACCCTGCTGGAGGCGGGGCACCGTCCCGCGGAGGCCGCGGCCCTCGTCGGCTTCGCGGACCAGGCGCACCTGACGCGGTGGTTCCGCCGGGTCGTGGGCGTCACGCCCGGCGCTTACCGCAACAGCGTTCAAGACGGCATGGCCCGCCGTATCGCATCCTGA
- a CDS encoding intradiol ring-cleavage dioxygenase: MDFNEHTATQAVQDSFRNTTDPRLQEVLTALTRHLHAFVRETRPSVEEWERAIQFLTAVGQACSDTRQEFVLLSDVLGVSMLVEALNEREGGTESTVLGPFHMVESPPRALGDSIDLVGEAEPCVVSGRVLSADGTPLPDAEVDVWQCNEHGFYDVQQPGVQPSGNGRGLFHTDAEGRFRFRTVVPSHYPIPTDGPVGRLLEATGRHPYRPAHIHFIVQAEGHTPLTTHVFVAGSPYLDSDAVFAVKQSLIADFARSTDEEAAARHGVQVPFRHAEFDLTLTKEPA, encoded by the coding sequence GTGGACTTCAACGAGCACACCGCCACCCAGGCCGTCCAGGACAGTTTCCGCAACACCACGGACCCGCGCCTCCAGGAAGTCCTGACCGCCCTCACGCGCCACCTGCACGCCTTCGTCCGCGAGACCCGGCCATCCGTCGAGGAGTGGGAGCGGGCGATCCAGTTCCTCACAGCGGTCGGCCAGGCATGCAGCGACACCCGCCAGGAGTTCGTACTGCTCTCGGACGTCCTGGGCGTATCAATGCTGGTAGAGGCCCTGAACGAACGCGAGGGCGGCACAGAGAGCACTGTTCTGGGGCCGTTCCACATGGTCGAATCGCCCCCGCGCGCGCTCGGCGACAGCATCGATCTCGTGGGCGAAGCAGAGCCGTGCGTGGTTTCCGGACGCGTCCTCAGCGCCGACGGCACGCCATTGCCCGACGCCGAAGTCGACGTGTGGCAGTGCAACGAGCACGGGTTCTACGACGTTCAGCAGCCCGGCGTTCAGCCGTCCGGCAACGGCCGCGGACTTTTCCACACCGACGCCGAGGGACGTTTCCGTTTCCGGACCGTTGTCCCCAGCCATTACCCGATTCCCACAGACGGTCCGGTCGGCCGTCTGCTGGAGGCGACCGGACGCCACCCGTACCGCCCCGCCCACATTCACTTCATCGTTCAGGCTGAGGGCCACACTCCGTTGACGACGCACGTCTTCGTCGCGGGAAGCCCCTACCTTGACTCCGACGCGGTTTTCGCGGTCAAGCAGAGCCTCATCGCCGACTTCGCCAGGTCGACGGACGAGGAGGCGGCCGCGCGCCACGGCGTCCAGGTTCCGTTCCGGCACGCGGAGTTCGACCTGACCCTGACGAAAGAACCGGCCTGA
- the gyrA gene encoding DNA gyrase subunit A, which yields MTDVTTESGYPGERIEPVDIQVEMQKSYLDYAMSVIVARALPEVRDGLKPVHRRVLYAMYDGGYRPDRGYFKCARVVGDVMGNYHPHGDSAIYDALVRLAQPWSMRYPLVDGNGNFGSRGNDPAAAMRYTECRMAPLAMELLRDIDKETVDFSPNYDGRSQEPDVLPSRYPNLLVNGSAGIAVGMATNIPPHNLREVAEGVKWYLENYGASDEELLDALMERIKGPDFPTAGLIVGRKGIEDAYRTGRGSITMRAVVDIEEIQGRTCLVVTELPYQVNPDNLALKIADLVKDGKLDGIADVRDETSGRTGQRLVIVLKRDAVAKIVLNNLYKHTQLQETFGANMLALVDGVPRTLRLDQFVRHWVAHQVDVIVRRTRFLLRKAEERAHILRALLKALDRIDEVIALIRRSPSAQEAQQGLMGLLEIDEIQAQAILDMQLRKLAALERQQITDEYDKLMAEIADYNDILASPARQRQIVGDELTPIVEKYGDDRRTEIVPFDGDVSYEDLIAEEDIVVTITRGGYAKRTRTDQYRAQRRGGKGVRGAQLKQDDIVDQFFVTTTHHWILFFTNKGRVYRAKAYELPDAGRDSRGQHVANLLAFQPDEHIAQVMDLRDYDVAPYLVLGTKKGRVKKTALRDFDSPRTGGIIAINLVGDDEVIAARLVSADDDLLMVSTGAQAIRFHADDESLRPMGRATSGVIGMRFDEDHEVLNMLVVQNGHQDVLVATEGGYAKRTPIDQYPVQGRGGKGVLTAKIVESRGTLVGALMVGPDDEVFAMTSNGGVIRTTAAEIKQSGRQTMGVRLMNLADGDSVVAIARNVESLVDSDDVEESDDDGE from the coding sequence GTGACGGACGTGACCACAGAGAGCGGCTACCCGGGCGAACGGATAGAGCCGGTCGACATCCAGGTCGAGATGCAGAAGAGCTATCTCGACTACGCGATGTCGGTCATCGTCGCCCGTGCGCTGCCCGAGGTGCGCGACGGGCTCAAGCCCGTCCACCGCCGCGTTCTGTACGCGATGTACGACGGCGGGTACCGCCCCGACCGCGGGTACTTCAAGTGCGCCCGCGTCGTCGGCGACGTCATGGGGAACTACCACCCGCACGGCGACTCCGCCATCTACGACGCCCTCGTCCGGCTGGCGCAGCCGTGGTCGATGCGGTACCCCCTGGTCGACGGCAACGGCAACTTCGGTTCGCGCGGCAACGACCCCGCCGCGGCCATGCGGTACACCGAGTGCCGCATGGCGCCGCTGGCGATGGAGCTGCTGCGCGACATCGACAAGGAGACCGTCGACTTCTCCCCCAACTACGACGGCCGTTCGCAGGAGCCGGACGTCCTGCCGTCGCGGTACCCGAACCTGCTGGTCAACGGGTCCGCCGGCATCGCCGTCGGGATGGCGACGAACATCCCGCCGCACAACCTGCGGGAGGTCGCCGAAGGCGTCAAGTGGTACCTGGAGAACTACGGCGCCTCCGACGAGGAGCTGCTCGACGCGCTCATGGAGCGCATCAAGGGCCCCGACTTCCCGACCGCCGGGCTGATCGTCGGCCGCAAGGGCATCGAGGACGCGTACCGCACCGGCCGCGGGTCCATCACGATGCGGGCCGTCGTGGACATCGAGGAGATCCAGGGCCGCACCTGCCTCGTCGTGACCGAGCTGCCCTACCAGGTCAACCCCGACAACCTCGCCCTCAAGATCGCCGACCTGGTGAAGGACGGCAAGCTCGACGGCATCGCCGACGTCCGCGACGAGACGTCCGGGCGGACGGGGCAGCGCCTCGTGATCGTGCTGAAGCGCGACGCCGTCGCCAAGATCGTCCTGAACAACCTGTACAAGCACACCCAGCTGCAGGAGACGTTCGGCGCGAACATGCTCGCGCTGGTCGACGGCGTGCCCCGCACCCTGCGCCTCGACCAGTTCGTCCGGCACTGGGTCGCCCACCAGGTCGACGTCATCGTCCGCCGCACCCGGTTCCTGCTCCGCAAGGCCGAGGAGCGCGCCCACATCCTCCGCGCCCTCCTGAAGGCGCTCGACCGGATCGACGAGGTCATCGCGCTGATCCGCCGCTCGCCGTCCGCGCAGGAGGCGCAGCAGGGCCTGATGGGCCTGCTGGAGATCGACGAGATCCAGGCGCAGGCGATCCTCGACATGCAGCTGCGCAAGCTCGCCGCGCTGGAGCGCCAGCAGATCACCGACGAGTACGACAAGCTCATGGCGGAGATCGCCGACTACAACGACATCCTGGCCTCGCCCGCGCGGCAGCGCCAGATCGTCGGCGACGAGCTCACCCCCATCGTCGAGAAGTACGGCGACGACCGGCGCACCGAGATCGTCCCGTTCGACGGGGACGTGTCGTACGAGGACCTCATCGCCGAAGAGGACATCGTCGTCACCATCACCCGCGGCGGCTACGCCAAGCGCACCAGGACCGACCAGTACCGGGCGCAGCGGCGCGGCGGCAAGGGCGTGCGCGGCGCGCAGCTCAAGCAGGACGACATCGTCGACCAGTTCTTCGTCACCACGACGCACCACTGGATCCTGTTCTTCACCAACAAGGGCCGCGTGTACCGCGCCAAGGCGTACGAGCTGCCCGACGCGGGCCGCGACTCGCGCGGCCAGCACGTCGCGAACCTGCTGGCCTTCCAGCCGGACGAGCACATCGCCCAGGTCATGGACCTGCGCGACTACGACGTCGCGCCCTACCTCGTCCTCGGCACCAAGAAGGGCCGCGTCAAGAAGACCGCCCTGCGCGACTTCGACTCGCCCCGCACCGGCGGCATCATCGCCATAAACCTGGTCGGCGACGACGAGGTGATCGCCGCCCGGCTCGTGTCGGCCGACGACGACCTGCTGATGGTGTCCACCGGCGCGCAGGCGATCCGGTTCCACGCCGACGACGAGTCGCTGCGGCCGATGGGACGCGCCACGTCCGGTGTCATCGGCATGCGCTTCGACGAGGACCACGAGGTCCTCAACATGCTGGTCGTGCAGAACGGGCACCAGGACGTCCTGGTCGCCACCGAGGGCGGCTACGCCAAGCGGACCCCCATCGACCAGTACCCGGTTCAGGGACGTGGGGGTAAGGGCGTCCTCACCGCTAAGATCGTGGAATCGCGGGGAACGTTGGTAGGGGCACTGATGGTGGGCCCCGACGACGAGGTGTTCGCGATGACGTCGAACGGCGGCGTCATCCGCACCACCGCCGCGGAGATCAAGCAGTCCGGCAGGCAGACGATGGGCGTCCGGCTGATGAACCTCGCGGACGGTGACAGCGTGGTGGCCATCGCCAGGAACGTAGAGTCTCTGGTGGACTCAGACGACGTCGAGGAGAGCGACGACGATGGCGAGTGA
- the gyrB gene encoding DNA topoisomerase (ATP-hydrolyzing) subunit B produces MTVLEGLEAVRKRPGMYIGSTGERGLHHLVQEIVDNAVDEALAGYADDIQVTLMADGGVSVVDNGRGIPVGEHPVEKRPAIELVFTTLHAGGKFDGKSYAVSGGLHGVGSSVVNALSTRMEAEVRRNGHVWRQSYTWRGPETDLIKGEPTEETGTRITFWPDPEIFETLEWNFEVLSRRLQEMAFLNRGLSITLRDERPDYINGEPHVVRYHYEGGIEDFVRYLNARKDAVHDSVIYFSDETEGMALEIAMQWNASYSESVHSFANTISTAEGGTHEEGFRAALTTIVNRYARDKGLLREKDENLTGEDVREGLTAIISIKLADPQFEGQTKTKLGNTEAKSFVQRACNVYLRDWFEENPGEAKEIVNKASQAARARVAARQARDLTRRKSLLESTSLPGKLSDCQSTDPRKSELYIVEGDSAGGSAKGGRDPHFQAILPIRGKILNVEKARIDKILKNAEVQAIITALGTGVHDEFDIEKLRYHKIILMSDADVDGHHINTLLLTLLFRFMKPLIEAGHVYLSQPPLYKIKWDARGTDADYAYSDAERDAIIEAGIAAGKRDPRPRDQVQRFKGLGEMNASELWETTMDPDNRVLLQVQLDDAAQADELFSVLMGEDVEPRREFIQRNAKDVRFLDI; encoded by the coding sequence ATCACTGTCCTTGAAGGACTTGAGGCGGTTCGCAAGCGCCCGGGCATGTACATCGGTTCGACCGGTGAGCGCGGCCTGCACCATCTCGTACAAGAGATCGTCGACAACGCGGTCGACGAGGCCCTCGCGGGCTATGCCGACGACATCCAGGTGACGCTGATGGCCGACGGCGGCGTCAGCGTGGTCGACAACGGCCGCGGCATCCCGGTGGGCGAGCACCCGGTGGAGAAGCGGCCGGCCATCGAGCTGGTCTTCACCACGCTCCACGCGGGCGGCAAGTTCGACGGCAAGTCCTATGCGGTGTCGGGCGGTCTGCACGGCGTCGGCTCGTCCGTGGTCAACGCGCTGTCGACCCGGATGGAGGCGGAGGTCCGCCGCAACGGCCACGTGTGGCGGCAGTCGTACACGTGGCGCGGGCCCGAGACCGATCTCATCAAGGGCGAGCCGACCGAGGAGACGGGCACCCGCATCACCTTCTGGCCGGACCCCGAGATCTTCGAGACCCTCGAGTGGAACTTCGAGGTCCTCTCCCGCCGGCTGCAGGAGATGGCGTTCCTCAACCGAGGCCTGTCCATCACTCTGCGGGACGAGCGCCCCGACTACATCAACGGCGAGCCCCACGTCGTCCGGTACCACTACGAGGGCGGCATCGAGGACTTCGTCCGCTACCTCAACGCGCGCAAGGACGCCGTCCACGACTCGGTGATCTACTTCAGCGACGAGACCGAGGGCATGGCGCTGGAGATCGCCATGCAGTGGAACGCGTCCTACTCCGAGTCCGTCCACAGCTTCGCGAACACCATCAGCACCGCCGAGGGCGGCACTCACGAGGAGGGCTTCCGCGCGGCCCTGACGACGATCGTCAACCGGTACGCCCGCGACAAGGGCCTGCTGCGCGAGAAGGACGAGAACCTCACCGGCGAGGACGTCCGCGAGGGCCTCACCGCGATCATCTCGATCAAGCTGGCCGACCCGCAGTTCGAGGGGCAGACCAAGACCAAGCTCGGCAACACCGAGGCCAAGTCGTTCGTGCAGCGGGCCTGCAACGTCTACCTGCGCGACTGGTTCGAGGAGAACCCGGGCGAGGCCAAGGAGATCGTCAACAAGGCGTCGCAGGCGGCGCGGGCGCGGGTGGCGGCGCGGCAGGCGCGCGACCTGACCCGCCGCAAGAGCCTGCTGGAGTCGACGTCGCTGCCGGGCAAGCTGTCGGACTGCCAGTCCACGGACCCGCGCAAGTCCGAGCTGTACATCGTCGAGGGCGACTCGGCGGGCGGCTCGGCCAAGGGCGGCCGCGACCCGCACTTCCAGGCGATCCTCCCGATCCGGGGCAAGATCCTCAACGTGGAGAAGGCCCGGATCGACAAGATCCTGAAGAACGCCGAGGTCCAGGCGATCATCACGGCGCTCGGCACCGGCGTCCACGACGAGTTCGACATCGAGAAGCTCCGCTACCACAAGATCATCCTGATGTCGGACGCGGACGTCGACGGCCACCACATCAACACGCTGCTGCTGACGCTGCTGTTCCGGTTCATGAAGCCGCTGATCGAGGCCGGGCACGTCTACCTGTCCCAGCCGCCGCTCTACAAGATCAAGTGGGATGCGCGGGGCACGGACGCCGACTACGCCTACTCCGACGCCGAACGGGACGCGATCATCGAGGCGGGGATCGCCGCCGGCAAGCGCGACCCCCGTCCCCGCGACCAGGTGCAGCGCTTCAAGGGCCTCGGCGAGATGAACGCCAGCGAGCTGTGGGAGACCACCATGGACCCCGACAACCGGGTCCTGCTGCAGGTGCAGCTCGACGACGCCGCGCAGGCCGACGAGCTGTTCAGCGTGCTCATGGGCGAGGACGTCGAGCCCCGCCGGGAGTTCATCCAGCGCAACGCGAAGGACGTGCGCTTCCTCGACATCTGA